A region of the Hylaeus volcanicus isolate JK05 chromosome 5, UHH_iyHylVolc1.0_haploid, whole genome shotgun sequence genome:
agttgtgtaaaatttcatttaattttatgtagaatgtaatataatagtataaattataagtattcaaaaatatattttctaatgtatAACTGTGTACTCTTATCAGTACGCGAATATGGATTTTTAGACAAGGATACTAGTACTTTGTATGTCGTTGTGCTTGTAAAATCAACTCTGctataattaagaaatatacatatattcagcAAATATGgtaacattattatataaatataattttgttcgacgCATTTACAAACgatataattctttttctacggGAATCTATTCTATACGattatgaaattttgcatGGTTCTCTGTTTTCAATTGCATCGTTAATGTCGCGAGTAGTTGAAAAACATCCTCCAGTTAATACATTGTTAACTACAGCCCTAGCGAGATATCCTGTAGTTAACGAATAGTCGGCGGAAAAGAAAACAGTTTGATCAGTAGTTTTCTCCAGATTATGATCCTGAAAGAACGAAtcgttttataataattctttaaatataataaatttatacagtCACGTATATGTACCTTACAGTACATTTGGAAGCCATCCTCAACGAGTTTGTTGAGATTTAATTGTTTCTGAAAACTCAACTCTGGATTTCGAAGTAAAATTGTCGACACTGTAGTAAGTagctgtaaaaaaaataaaatataacagtAATTGAATTTGTTAGGCTTTCAATAGCTTTTTGGCTGTGGCATGCGCCGCAACATTTTATGCAATTAATACCTCTACAATAATTTGACGATATTCTGGTAACTGTATGTGATGAAGCAACGATTCTACAAGCAAAGCAAACGTAATTTCTGAACGAGTCATGTTAAATAGAGTGGGTTGTTGAGGTAATTCTTGTCCATTAACACTGATACCACCTGGACAGCGTATCAGTACTTCCCAGAcatgattataaaaatgtgcAGGTACTCTGCATAGGCAaccttcaatttttctacGCCCCAAAACTGTAAGGCTGTTACAAAgcacatattaatttatgtaaaattaacgaagcaCTAAacatcgaatgaaaaattataaagtaatataccATTCGCTTTTAGCCCAATCTTTAACcgttaatacttttattagaaattgaCGAATTTCGTAAGGACTGTAATCTTCAATtggtttagaatttttaacgaacattTGTAAGTAAACTTTTATTGCTTCTAAAACCCACCTGTAAACATGAACGATGTTTAAtcataataattcaaaatatttctttcttaaacaAATATGTTCGTAATATagatatttgttatttacccaatacgaatttttaatattcctttaAACATTTCTGGATTCCTTCCAATAAGTCTACCACAGTATAAAAGAACCTCTTGTTGAAGTACAGCTTGAACCACGTTATGTGGCTGAATAGTAGAATACATAACTGACTGAATTTCTGTTGGTGTCATTGGTTTATCAAATACTGTTTCTTCGTGTCCGATTACTCCAACTGTTATCTGACATTAACGACGGATGAGATCTTCAGTTTCGATTAAAGACTAACGctattttgataaatgaataattaaagacTACCTGCTTTCCTTTAACAAGAACACCTGTGATGAAAGGGCTGATACTGTCAACTGTATGATTCAATAAGCTGCTGCAGTAACGAACAACCATCCAATATCTAAGACAGCCAGCTTGTTGGTATACTGATCTTAAATGATCGCCAACTAAAATGAAGTAGCGAATAAAGTGAACGTGAAtcgaagtaaaataatatatcgcaaaatatattattttgttgatataTAAAGTAATACCTGTTATTCCATTAATTTCGTAATCAATACCCTCACGTTTTAACAAAATACCGTAAAGTTGACACAAAgaataaagatttttattactaCGAATTTCACTTAATACGTTGCACAGTGGTTCCGTCATATAATTCTAAAAtgggaaataattgaaataaataaagatataaacggttacttatttataaagaTTCACTTACAGAGTAATCTTTTACATCTTCTGCATAAGTTAGAGCCTTAGGCACATCCGTAAGACTTTGGTATCCAATATAATCATGTTCCAACTGCTTAAATTGGCTAAGTTCAAGATCTGTTTctatagtatttataaaatccAAATGTTCTacgtaacaaaaatgaattattaatatgtagtAAACAACGAATAATggaattaacaaatattaattaccgATACATGAAGAGGAAATGAGATTTTGCAGTCGACCTATTCGTACTTTCGTTTTGTCGCAGTATCCTTTTTTTAACATTGCAAAGAGATCGAGCATCTCTTTAAATTGTGGATCTCTGAAGtaagaagaaattttgttgattTATAGATGACATAGAATCTATACTACAAATTCCAAATTCATGAATATGTACCTCATGTGTTCCTCTCTGATTAAAAGACACACGGTAGGTCGACCTGAAAGTCGCCAATATTTACCTACAAACTGAAGTTCAGTTTTAATATCGTCGATTAATAGAGCCATGTCTCTGTATAGGTAAAATTCTGATACTTCGAATATCAGAGGATAACAGAGCACGGTCATGCCGCATACTCTATAAacctggaaaaaaatatatttgaatttttctttcaaatcttCTTTTCATTAAACATACCTTACTTGTACCTAAAGATCCGATTGGCCTAGCTGGTCTACCTTCTAGATTCAATTTGCTATTCACTCCcaatttttcatatacttTTACTAATTGCATAGATGATAATATCTGAACAGGTTCCACTTCATGTGGAGTCTGTGTTTGTATACCATACGTTGCCATCATAGCTTGTAACCGCATAGACTCGGCGATAAGAACGATTTGTACTACAAGATCAGTATGTGTACCCTAATATagagaaattttgtaatagatAAATCATGCATTATTACAATACAGTAAAACAaatcgatataattatttaatcaatacAAAtcggttttctttttccttaatgcgttaaaaatgataaaatcataaaaaaaagacatcaTACATAAGATCATTGCAAagaataaaaacgaaagatcatcgaaaaaagaaatataagaCAGTTTCAGCAGGCATAATAAAAAAGAGCAAAATAAATCATGCCTTACTTCAAGCTTCATGCATTTTTGCATTATCGAAAAGCTtcaaatacatatatagtaCATACTATTAATTTGGTACtaacgaaataattgtatctcaaatactaaaagaaaaaaaacgctACAAAACATACTCTATTAAGCATATACTTAGTTCGAAAGCTTCAAATACATATGCGTTATACAATAAGGACTAGTCTATCAATTAAGTGatcaaacaataaaatagaatcaGTGCAAAATATACTGtactacatatacatatattatcaTTTACTTACAATACTGGGTTTAGCCTGTATGGAATaaacatatgcaaaataatttgtacagATGATTAATTTACTAGAATCAAAGAAGATATGTTCTTGCTTACTTGAAAAGCTGAATACCTTCCAGCTTTTCGTGGACGATTGTACGAAGGAAGATACCGTCTGATCGGATCTAATTCATTGATATGTAACAAACCAGCAGTAAGTAATTGTGCAATTACGAACATAGCTTGATTCCATAAATATATAGGAGTAACTTCGGTATCCATAGAACCTCTTCGCCCTCTTCCTTCGTTACTCGCTACTCGAAGTGTGCTACCAGGATCATTTCTTTCTGCTTCCAAATTTTCCTCAGGCACGTAGTAATACATAGGTATTACAGGATCTATAAGATAAGAgcataaaagtattttacataataaaattcaagttaatatttcattagtaTACCTCCATTTATATCTTTATGTATTCGTTCTTTCAGCAGATTTTGGTACTGTTCCACTTGGTCTGGTAACGTTTTAAAAACGCCGTCTATGATCATAAAGATGTAAAACAGCGGCCACTCGCATTCTACATTATCAAATTCCTGTAAACAGAAACGTATTTCTATTAGCGTCAACTTGTCATTGTTATTGGAAAGTTAGGATATTTATATGGAACAGGATTACAAatgtaacgaatgaaattaaattaatttaaatgaattttcaataacaatGTACTAACAATCATACACATCAGAGACCTTGATTTCACCAGATTTGTAATAACGACGATCTTTGTTTTCTAAGACTGTTTTGTATCCATCTCTCCCAAATCTTTTAAAACCATAATTGCCTTTTAATCTTCGAACTATGTTTGCCTTTGTCTCGTTGTATAGTACCTCTTCATGGGTGGCGAATGCcggaaaagaaattgttgccAGCAAAGCTGTGTCTACACTCTACatatagataatatatttataatttcaatgctgacaaatagtttttttttacaaatatcagATTCCTCTATGAGTCAAATGTTTACCTTAGAACTGGATTCTCTTGGAAGCATTGTTTCAAAAATGCTACGATTTCTATTGTGAGCATCGATATCAACATATATGACCGACCAAGAAGCTCCTTTTTCTCCGAATAGGTTACAACCATTAATAGCTTCGAGAGCGCTTTTCGCTATTCCAATCGAACTTGCATGTATTTCGGGTGTACCATCGTTATATCGGCTACCACGTTCCCACATGCCATAATCCGGTGTTCGATATGCTCTTTCTACGTAATACACaagattttgtataaatgcCACTTCATCCTgagtatatataatttgtaatccTGATGAAATCATTTGTACCAGAAATATCAAGTAAAGAGAAACGATATCGATCTGTAAGAAATATAAGGTGATGTAAATAACATACtccagatgtgtacaataactCAGTGTACTATTGTATGTTATACTTACTTGCAAATGATTATAGGCAGCATCgctaaaaatttcatcgccTGTATATAAATGGAATTTACAATGCAGCGCGAATCGATTGCATTGGTtgcgtttaaataattctattctaGAAGATTGCTTTACCCAACACTCCAGAATTCCACGCATACATTTTACAGCTGATTGTCCAAGCTCGTAAGATTTTCCACGATCGTCGTCTATACGCCTGAAAGAATAAGGATAATGTTATATGcgatattatacatattaattattaacaaagtttaaattatttatttaaatacctGTATGCTTGGTACAAACTCCATACAGCGGCAGCACAGTAAATGCTTTCTCGTATACTTCCCACTACTTCGTCACTTGAAATTTGTGGGAACAAGCCTGTTATGCAACTTTGGTATCGTAATAATTGCCTCTTGactaaaaattatatgttaTCTATGTACttcataattattgaaatttaattgtaatagaTTGACAATTAATGTTCGTACCAATTCCATAATAAATATCGAGTTGTCTCACAGTGTCTTCatagtttgaaatttttagaaacataTCAATATCCAAATCGATGATACTACCCTGGCGTACATTTCTAATCTGAGtaaatctataaaaagaaagcaaataattgaagtatgtatttatttaagatagacatattaaaattgaaggtgattaattatatcataattaaattaattaaatacagttGTTTTCCctgtgaaatatataaaattttagtaaacCTTTTTGTGTCTGTAGGTGTCGTCGCAAGGGACGTCATCTTATTCAAAACAAGTCCAACCTTCCTTTGAATTGATTCTATTATTTGATAATGCGCATAGTCATACGACGAAGATTATTCtcgtttattttgttaacacCAATGACatcgttttctttgtttcaagTGGAATAAGGCAATAGAGTAAAgtaaaaacttttaatatataacaCTGTTCTATGCAACACGAGATGCACACGTTCGAAGGCGGCGACTGAAATAgtaaaaactgtttttttcgGTATAttagtatgtacattaacctTGGCTGCTCACCATCCGACGATTGTTTTGTTCATACTGTAACCAAAACAGACATGTAATTGGCACAGAAAATCTTATGTATAATCTTcgatttataaatagaaataaaaaatgtgctTCTAACGGAGATATTAGCAATCCATTTCAAATTTACCAAAAGCAAACTTCTGTATCCTTAATTATTAGGTCGAAATATATCGTAATTTTatactgaaaattaattgtaaataaattacgaaagacTATTTTTCTGAATTGTTTTTATCAATCGCATGAGCATAGAATTTAAGGTGATCTAATCtaatgtattttacatttggCAGCGATCACCTTTATACATCTGTGAATAATTGTATTAGAAGTGAacgcaattttcaaataacctGTAAACATGAGGAAGCATTTTGAAGTCTATCtttgttgatttatttatgtactttatagcgaaacaaaattaatcgcAAGTTTAAATATAAGTTAAACTTACTCTGCGCAAGTTCTGCTTTAAAATAAACCTCTGTTAGGGCTCGTTTTCAATTCacgaaaagtaattaaagaaTCAGGTAACCGTTTCAAGGTTATGGAACTATCAAGGTATCGCTTATTCAATCGCGAAAAAAGGacatttgtcattttttactgaagattactaattaattgtaatttgtaaatgtCAATTTAGTTatactttattcaaaaattctctAAACCGGGGTCTACTTAGTCTATGGTTCGGGCCTGTAATGGCAAGCTCGTATCCCACTTGCGCATGCGTAAAGTATTTAACACAATTGTAAAAGTGGCCCTTCGAGTCtgttgatttgtttttttactttatataagAGCACGTAATCTAACATTAATTCTTTATGTTTGTGCTTTTTGCTTTTAATTGccttaaagaaaaatagaagtacAATGAATTGAGACCAGGCACCGTTTCCTACGATTACAGTACTGCGCGTTCAGCTCTTTTCGACGCGCACGAGTAGGAGCAAAATCCCTAGCCTCAATGAATAAGGGTACGCCTTGAATAATCGTTGTAAACGCGGTATGCGTTTGATCCGTTTTCTCGCGgaacatttttagaatgtGTTACGGAACACGCACGACAGTCGTGACAGAAAATTGAGTCAGTTCCGCAAGCAGACCGCGAAAGGAGTCGTGTCTCTGTTCCGTTTGGAATTACAAAGTAACTTCTTATATGATGGCGTCCGCGAAGAGAAAGCAAGACgagaagaatttgaaaatattacgcGAGCTGGTCTCGCAACCCGGTAACAAAGAATGTTTCGACTGCCATCAACGAGGCCCGACTTACGTCAACATGACAATCGGTTCATTTGTCTGTACCTCTTGTTCTGGTATGCTGTAAGTACTCGTTACCTGTAAGAAGCCAACAAAGTGCACCGAGTCTTCTTCGTCATCTAAATCGACGTAACGATTACTTTTAACCATCATTGTTTCGTGTCATAACTGAGACTGGCATCGGTGATAATCCTAGCTTGATTTTTAACGATCAAAACGTTCGAGATGAAGATTAGTCGAATGTCAACGTTTTGAATCCATCGAACGAGTTTGTCccgttattaataaaaaaaaatataaagtattgtTATTTTCACGAGTCGATAAACGATTTTCGTTCGAGACACGTGCAAGTGGACCGTGTACTACCGATTCGCGACAGACGATTATGAGTCATTGTTAAACGGTCCTGTTCAGAGTCAGGAAGTTAATGCACTATCGATATCAGTAGTTTTCTTCGTGCGTAGTTCGTGTTATCAATGGTCAAAATGTTACACTCACGAGCACAGAGGAAAATCAGTAGATGTGTtgcaaaatttacaaaataattagcTCGATTGCCACATAGTGATACGTTACTGATTAGAGATGATCATTCTgtgaggaaaaaaaaaagagattgtACATTACTcaatatgtaaatgttaacagtaaatattttttaattccgaaTCACTTATCACTATAATTAATgttctttataattaaacataaaatcgAATGGCTTCCAGTGTGTAACATGAACTGTATACCAAAGTTCAAGTGATTCCATAAGATTATTAGGTCAATGTTCTTTTCACTAATTATATAGTGAAAACAATTCGTCGATTTGTTTCTTaatgtgtaaatataaaagatattattGATGATGGTAAGATGATctagaaattagaaaatatacacTGGCTTTTGtcaaaatgtaattgttttttgtattatttaaaaaatgacaaattattAGAATACCGATTTACACAGTATAACTGagttatttgaataaaagaaagtatttatttttggttattttggatgtcaatttttatattcatttttttcatttaattatattgttaattaaacgttaataaattaagtaaaagtaaaatgtcatatatacatatttgctTAGTAAactacaaaaaattattattgagaatattttgttgatgtcaataaaagatttttataattgttaaataagtTTCTAATATTTACATCCTGAAGATTATAGCTTACTCTAGTCctaaatctaatttaattatttcctatcATTCTAATGAATTTCTTAACTGTTACATGTAATTTGTTATGTATCAAGTTcttagtaatttattattaagtacTGTTGTATGactttcttgaaaaaaatagaatgaagaataaagataattgaagtaattataaatgtggaaggttttattaattcatagGAAGATAAACATTTCTGTCAGtagttttgtttgaaattgcaGGCGGGGCTTGACACCACCACATAGAGTAAAGTCTATTTCTATGGCGACATTTACACAAGAGGAAATAGATTTTATAAGAGAACGTGGTAACGAATACTGCAGAAGAATATGGTTAGGCTTGATGAATCCAAATTCCTCTCAAACTTTAGACACAAAAGacgaacaaaaaatgaaagatttaaTGAGTGCAAAATATGAACTTAAGAGATACTACTTGGATCCGTCCATGGCAAATCAAAAATCACAATTGCCAAATCAATCAAACATTCCAAGGGTTCCACATTCTGGGACGTCCACTTTATCTCCTATACCAATgcagaaaacaaataattccgATTCGGTTAACTCCAATAACTTTTCGACAGATTTTGTAGCTGATTTCAGCAAAGTTCCTGATCCATTTATTACTACTACAATACCTGCAAACAAACTCAGTCAACCTATTGTACCTCAGCCATTTTTCGCTAACTTTGACAACAATCCTATTTTTAATAGTCCAAAAAATGCAAGTAAGTTAAGAAAATACTTTATGCTTCTCTATATACGAATTACtgtaatgatattaatatcaaCACTTTGCTTTTCATTTAGATATCGAATCGTCAAGTCCATTTAATCAGACTACAGGAAATTCTCTGAGTACAACAAACGCAAACGGAGCGTATATGCCACCATCGGAAGATCGTTACGCGGCACTGAAAGACTTAGATTCATTAATGAAACAAACCCAACTGAAAGATGATAGTGGTACAACAGCAAACACGCCTACATGGAATGCTAATAATGgtaaacatataatttatattaccaATTTACATGTCAGTgcatcagaaaaatattttgttgtttaattatttcagctACAAATTCAATCTGGAATGTAGGAAATCAAACTACACATGTAATCTCGAATCCTTTTGCGAGTGGTGATCTATGGCGACCATCAGCCAACGTagtcaataataataattctcagTCAATTGATACCTCCCTATGTAATCCTATTAATCCATTTAAGCCAGTACAATTTCCTATGAACAATGGTAAGTTCTCGTTTCTGtaaaatatgatatacatTAAAACATAACAACAGATTAAAgagtataattatttcagatCCCCAATGGGTAGGTATCGGACCGTCGACGCTGGACCTGTCAGGTAACAGAGATGTAATTCAGTTTAGTCAATTAATGACGAACAAAGTGTGGCAACCCACTCTTCCAGCATATCATGCAAATCCTTTTATGGTACATATTCagttttcctttcattttctttttcaatctcTTAGATGCATTTAAACATAAGATTTTTCAGGTTGGTTCTGGTGTGAGCAACATGACAAGAAATTCGAACAATCCTTTCTTATGATTAAGTAAGCATAAGTTTTTAATGGAGTTACGAACAAATAATGCAGACCTAAAATATGTTTAGATTAGGACAATTGTTTATATACGTGACCTTATTGGCAATTAGTGCCATTAACTTTTATCCCCAGGAGCACCAATCTCTTATTCATATAactaaataatacttttatttatgaatataatatacacgttaaataaagattaatatttgttaccAACTATGTGAGTATTATATCTACTATAATCATTCTCTgtttgtacaatttaatttgactgcattacattttataagtACTCATGTCTTTGTATCTGGTAAAATGTTTTCTACacgatttttctattttaaaagcCAATTCGataagaaacattgaaaaatattaatatctatatattataaatatgagcagcaaaagtattcaaatacgttaaattcgttattagaacgttttcaatttataaaataaaacgggCTTTCGCAAACTccatgtaataataataaacacgtaGTAAACACGGGATTGCGAAAAGAACTATATTGTACCTGATGCACACTTAAATACagtttatttacttaaaaatttctaataaatacaaaatcacAAATGAACACTTAGTCTTTGTCATAATTCAATACCAATAGATTTAGAGTAGAGATCCACTTAATCGGTCATAATTGGGTGATAATTAACCGTTATTTCATTGTTACACTTGCAGTCTACGTTACGTGtagttgtaaatatattattaatcgtAATAACATGGTCGGTTGTGTTTTACAATTACATATGGATATAAAGAGAAGCCTTGTGTGTCAACTAGTCAAAATGTCGTATAGCTGCCgtacaaatgttttatttttattcgtctctTAGCTTTCTTTTAGCCTTGTTCGCTA
Encoded here:
- the LOC128876598 gene encoding arf-GAP domain and FG repeat-containing protein 1-like isoform X1, whose product is MMASAKRKQDEKNLKILRELVSQPGNKECFDCHQRGPTYVNMTIGSFVCTSCSGMLRGLTPPHRVKSISMATFTQEEIDFIRERGNEYCRRIWLGLMNPNSSQTLDTKDEQKMKDLMSAKYELKRYYLDPSMANQKSQLPNQSNIPRVPHSGTSTLSPIPMQKTNNSDSVNSNNFSTDFVADFSKVPDPFITTTIPANKLSQPIVPQPFFANFDNNPIFNSPKNANIESSSPFNQTTGNSLSTTNANGAYMPPSEDRYAALKDLDSLMKQTQLKDDSGTTANTPTWNANNATNSIWNVGNQTTHVISNPFASGDLWRPSANVVNNNNSQSIDTSLCNPINPFKPVQFPMNNDPQWVGIGPSTLDLSGNRDVIQFSQLMTNKVWQPTLPAYHANPFMVGSGVSNMTRNSNNPFL
- the LOC128876662 gene encoding probable phosphorylase b kinase regulatory subunit beta isoform X1, producing MTSLATTPTDTKRFTQIRNVRQGSIIDLDIDMFLKISNYEDTVRQLDIYYGIVKRQLLRYQSCITGLFPQISSDEVVGSIRESIYCAAAVWSLYQAYRRIDDDRGKSYELGQSAVKCMRGILECWVKQSSRIELFKRNQCNRFALHCKFHLYTGDEIFSDAAYNHLQIDIVSLYLIFLVQMISSGLQIIYTQDEVAFIQNLVYYVERAYRTPDYGMWERGSRYNDGTPEIHASSIGIAKSALEAINGCNLFGEKGASWSVIYVDIDAHNRNRSIFETMLPRESSSKSVDTALLATISFPAFATHEEVLYNETKANIVRRLKGNYGFKRFGRDGYKTVLENKDRRYYKSGEIKEFDNVECEWPLFYIFMIIDGVFKTLPDQVEQYQNLLKERIHKDINGDPVIPMYYYVPEENLEAERNDPGSTLRVASNEGRGRRGSMDTEVTPIYLWNQAMFVIAQLLTAGLLHINELDPIRRYLPSYNRPRKAGRYSAFQAKPSIGTHTDLVVQIVLIAESMRLQAMMATYGIQTQTPHEVEPVQILSSMQLVKVYEKLGVNSKLNLEGRPARPIGSLGTSKVYRVCGMTVLCYPLIFEVSEFYLYRDMALLIDDIKTELQFVGKYWRLSGRPTVCLLIREEHMRDPQFKEMLDLFAMLKKGYCDKTKVRIGRLQNLISSSCIEHLDFINTIETDLELSQFKQLEHDYIGYQSLTDVPKALTYAEDVKDYSNYMTEPLCNVLSEIRSNKNLYSLCQLYGILLKREGIDYEINGITVGDHLRSVYQQAGCLRYWMVVRYCSSLLNHTVDSISPFITGVLVKGKQITVGVIGHEETVFDKPMTPTEIQSVMYSTIQPHNVVQAVLQQEVLLYCGRLIGRNPEMFKGILKIRIGWVLEAIKVYLQMFVKNSKPIEDYSPYEIRQFLIKVLTVKDWAKSECLTVLGRRKIEGCLCRVPAHFYNHVWEVLIRCPGGISVNGQELPQQPTLFNMTRSEITFALLVESLLHHIQLPEYRQIIVELLTTVSTILLRNPELSFQKQLNLNKLVEDGFQMYCKDHNLEKTTDQTVFFSADYSLTTGYLARAVVNNVLTGGCFSTTRDINDAIENREPCKIS
- the LOC128876662 gene encoding probable phosphorylase b kinase regulatory subunit beta isoform X2, with product MTSLATTPTDTKRFTQIRNVRQGSIIDLDIDMFLKISNYEDTVRQLDIYYGIVKRQLLRYQSCITGLFPQISSDEVVGSIRESIYCAAAVWSLYQAYRRIDDDRGKSYELGQSAVKCMRGILECWVKQSSRIELFKRNQCNRFALHCKFHLYTGDEIFSDAAYNHLQIDIVSLYLIFLVQMISSGLQIIYTQDEVAFIQNLVYYVERAYRTPDYGMWERGSRYNDGTPEIHASSIGIAKSALEAINGCNLFGEKGASWSVIYVDIDAHNRNRSIFETMLPRESSSKSVDTALLATISFPAFATHEEVLYNETKANIVRRLKGNYGFKRFGRDGYKTVLENKDRRYYKSGEIKEFDNVECEWPLFYIFMIIDGVFKTLPDQVEQYQNLLKERIHKDINGDPVIPMYYYVPEENLEAERNDPGSTLRVASNEGRGRRGSMDTEVTPIYLWNQAMFVIAQLLTAGLLHINELDPIRRYLPSYNRPRKAGRYSAFQGTHTDLVVQIVLIAESMRLQAMMATYGIQTQTPHEVEPVQILSSMQLVKVYEKLGVNSKLNLEGRPARPIGSLGTSKVYRVCGMTVLCYPLIFEVSEFYLYRDMALLIDDIKTELQFVGKYWRLSGRPTVCLLIREEHMRDPQFKEMLDLFAMLKKGYCDKTKVRIGRLQNLISSSCIEHLDFINTIETDLELSQFKQLEHDYIGYQSLTDVPKALTYAEDVKDYSNYMTEPLCNVLSEIRSNKNLYSLCQLYGILLKREGIDYEINGITVGDHLRSVYQQAGCLRYWMVVRYCSSLLNHTVDSISPFITGVLVKGKQITVGVIGHEETVFDKPMTPTEIQSVMYSTIQPHNVVQAVLQQEVLLYCGRLIGRNPEMFKGILKIRIGWVLEAIKVYLQMFVKNSKPIEDYSPYEIRQFLIKVLTVKDWAKSECLTVLGRRKIEGCLCRVPAHFYNHVWEVLIRCPGGISVNGQELPQQPTLFNMTRSEITFALLVESLLHHIQLPEYRQIIVELLTTVSTILLRNPELSFQKQLNLNKLVEDGFQMYCKDHNLEKTTDQTVFFSADYSLTTGYLARAVVNNVLTGGCFSTTRDINDAIENREPCKIS
- the LOC128876598 gene encoding arf-GAP domain and FG repeat-containing protein 1-like isoform X2, whose amino-acid sequence is MATFTQEEIDFIRERGNEYCRRIWLGLMNPNSSQTLDTKDEQKMKDLMSAKYELKRYYLDPSMANQKSQLPNQSNIPRVPHSGTSTLSPIPMQKTNNSDSVNSNNFSTDFVADFSKVPDPFITTTIPANKLSQPIVPQPFFANFDNNPIFNSPKNANIESSSPFNQTTGNSLSTTNANGAYMPPSEDRYAALKDLDSLMKQTQLKDDSGTTANTPTWNANNATNSIWNVGNQTTHVISNPFASGDLWRPSANVVNNNNSQSIDTSLCNPINPFKPVQFPMNNDPQWVGIGPSTLDLSGNRDVIQFSQLMTNKVWQPTLPAYHANPFMVGSGVSNMTRNSNNPFL